One window from the genome of Nicotiana tomentosiformis chromosome 5, ASM39032v3, whole genome shotgun sequence encodes:
- the LOC104085883 gene encoding uncharacterized protein: MDAIRKQLDVLMGANRNGDVTEVDRKYYDREVCRLFLSGLCPHELFQLTKMDMGPCPKVHSLQLRKEYVEAKEKGQDNYDRDLEDAIDRLIVECDRKITRALKRLDEEDAKAAIAISVSEVTLTPEIDELSKQIKEKLKEADVYDLEGKTDMKIRTLEEVEELRTKRADKQSMLLLDAFNKDRASLPQPLQNGPQLAPLPAAAPDPRIQEMINEKLKKAEDLGEQGMVDEAQKALEEAEALKKLPVRQDPGQDSSKYTAVDVRITDQKLRVCDICGAFLSVYDSDRRLADHFGGKLHLGYMQIREKLAELQEERNKKRKAIEEDRRSKERKSRERDRESSRDRVDSREAGRDHDRRSKDRNYDRERDRNRDRSRNYDSRSHRRSRSRSRERSRDYDRHRRYDRY, encoded by the exons ATGGACGCCATAAGGAAGCAACTGGATGTGTTAATGGGAGCCAACCGAAACGGCGACGTAACGGAGGTCGATCGCAAGTACTATGACCGTGAAGTTTGCCGTCTCTTTCTCTCCGGTCTCTGCCCTCACGAACTCTTCCAACTCACT AAAATGGATATGGGGCCATGCCCTAAGGTGCACTCTTTGCAACTGAGAAAAGA ATATGTCGAAGCAAAAGAAAAGGGTCAGGATAACTATGACAGGGACTTGGAGGATGCAATTGATAGGCTGATTGTTGAGTGTGACAGGAAAATAACTAGAGCCCTTAAACGGCTTGACGAGGAGGATGCCAAAGCTGCTATTGCCATATCAGTATCTGAAGTTACTCTG ACACCGGAGATTGATGAGTTGTCAAAGCAAATCAAGGAGAAGTTGAAAGAAGCTGATGTATATG ATCTTGAAGGCAAGACAGATATGAAAATTCGAACTCTGGAAGAGGTTGAAGAACTCAGAACTAAGAGAGCAGACAAACAG TCAATGCTCCTTTTGGATGCATTTAACAAAGATCGAGCATCTTTACCACAGCCACTTCAGAACGGTCCACAGTTAGCACCTTTGCCCGCAGCTGCTCCAGATCCTCGCATACAAGAAATGATAAATGAGAAGCTGAAGAAAGCAGAAGATCTTG GTGAGCAAGGAATGGTTGATGAAGCTCAGAAAGCATTGGAAGAGGCGGAAGCTCTTAAGAAG CTGCCTGTGAGGCAAGACCCTGGTCAGGATTCCTCAAAGTACACTGCAGTTGATGTGCGGATT ACTGATCAAAAGCTCCGTGTGTGCGACATCTGTGGAGCTTTTTTAAGTGTTTATGACAG TGACCGTCGCTTAGCTGATCATTTTGGAGGAAAGCTTCATTTGGGTTATATGCAAATCCGTGAGAAATTAGCTGAACTTCAG GaagaaagaaacaagaagcgGAAGGCCATAGAAGAAGATAGGAG atctaaagaaagaaaaagcaggGAACGTGATAGAGAATCAAGCAGGGACAGAGTTGATAGCCGCGAAGCAGGGAGAGATCACGATCGCAGGAGTAAAGATCGCAACTATGATCGTGAGCGTGACAGAAATAGAGACCGCTCTCGCAACTATGATTCAAGAAGTCATAGGCGATCACGTTCACGGTCAAGAGAACGGTCAAGGGATTATGATCGCCACAG GCGATATGATCGTTACTAG
- the LOC104085882 gene encoding biotin carboxyl carrier protein of acetyl-CoA carboxylase, chloroplastic-like: MTTSFGTTATPKTAASASPAVFPAKNAPKSLTLLPFCHHRRYNPSRSKLSLRFATAPKLQFSCKGLQTSRNHSAVARAQLNEVAVGGSSNDAATPITQSEEVKSPCETSSATSVSEESISNFISQVSSLVKLVDSRDVVELHLKQLDCEILIRKKEALPQPPPPAPAHVPILQSYHVPSVQSSPPPAPAPPPVQIPAPSPAAAKPSDSSVPPLKCPMAGTLYRSPGPGEPPFVKVGDKVQKGQVLCIIEAMKLMNEIEADQSGTIIDILAEDGKPVSVDMPLFVIKP, translated from the exons ATGACGACGTCGTTCGGAACAACGGCGACGCCGAAAACGGCGGCCTCAGCTTCACCGGCTGTATTTCCGGCCAAAAATGCCCCGAAGTCTTTAACTTTATTACCGTTCTGCCATCATCGCCGTTACAATCCTTCACGTTCCAAATTATCCTTACGGTTTGCTACAGCGCCCAAACTCCAATTCTCCTGTAAG ggGTTGCAAACTAGTCGGAATCATTCAGCCGTAGCAAGAGCCCAATTGAATGAG GTTGCTGTTGGTGGATCTTCAAATGATGCAGCCACTCCAATTACTCAGTCGGAAGAGGTGAAATCGCCATGTGAAACTTCATCAGCAACTTCGGTATCGGAAGAATCAATATCTAACTTTATTAGCCAAGTTTCAAGCCTTGTCAA GCTAGTTGATTCTAGGGATGTTGTGGAGCTACATTTAAAACAGCTTGATTGTGAAATTTTAATTCGTAAGAAGGAGGCACTACCACAACCACCGCCTCCTGCCCCTGCACACGTCCCAATTCTACAATCATATCATGTGCCATCTGTACAATCTAGCCCACCTCCCGCACCTGCTCCTCCTCCAGTTCAAATCCCTGCACCTTCTCCAGCTGCAGCAAAGCCATCTGACTCATCTGTTCCACCACTCAAATGCCCAATGGCAGGGACATTATATCGAAGTCCAGGACCTGGTGAACCACCATTTGTGAAG GTTGGTGACAAAGTGCAGAAGGGTCAAGTTCTTTGTATTATTGAAGCAATGAAATTGATGAATGAAATAGAG GCTGATCAATCAGGAACCATCATTGATATCCTTGCTGAAGATGGCAAGCCTGTCAGTGTTGATATG CCTCTGTTTGTCATCAAACCTTAG
- the LOC104085881 gene encoding thioredoxin F-type, chloroplastic-like, which produces MALQVQVNGVSLKPSTVPSSSAWKSSKQSVVCVAGDYGLSPRVFTNRGLSLKVKCSSDATATTTVTVGQVTEVCKDTFWPIVEAAGDKTVVVDMYTQWCGPCKVIAPKFQELSKNYNDVVFLKLDCNQDNRPLAKELGIKVVPTFKILKNNKVVKEVTGAKLDNLIAAIEDVRSS; this is translated from the exons ATGGCGTTGCAAGTACAAGTAAACGGCGTATCCTTGAAGCCTTCAACGGTGCCTTCATCTTCTGCATGGAAGTCCAGCAAGCAATCAGTGGTCTGCGTTGCAGGAGATTATGGCCTCTCACCTAGGGTTTTTACCAACAGGGGGCTGAGTTTGAAGGTGAAGTGTAGCTCTGATGCTACTGCTACTACGACTGTGACGGTAGGGCAGGTGACGGAAGTTTGTAAAGATACCTTTTGGCCTATTGTTGAAGCTGCCGGTGATAAAACTGTCGTAGTTGACATGTACACTCAGTG GTGTGGTCCTTGCAAAGTGATTGCTCCAAAGTTTCAAGAGCTGTCGAAGAATTATAATGACGTGGTCTTTCTGAAGCTGGATTGCAACCAGGATAATAGG CCACTAGCCAAGGAACTTGGCATAAAGGTGGTTCCAACGTTCAAGATTCTGAAGAATAATAAGGTCGTTAAAGAAGTCACTGGAGCAAAACTTGATAATTTAATAGCGGCAATTGAGGATGTGCGGTCAAGTTAA